The genomic window CATCCCTGAGCAATTACACCCAGACCAGGGCCTCCAGTTTGAATCCAAGTTTTTAACAGAAATATGCCTCCTGTTGAAATGCAAAAGTACACCTTACCACCCACAAAGTGATGGCTTGGTCAAACGTTTTAACCTTTACTTGATAAGTTGGCAACCTGTGCCAAGGATCACCCTTTTGACTGGGAAAGCTACATTAGAAAAGGTGTGATGTTCATTGGACCATCCCAATTATCCATCCCAATtaattaagctaaccaaggctattatagtgctgcacctctcaacaatgaatatcaacTTAAGCTATACACCCGTCTAAATGATATAAAGCAGTgtaatggctggagtgattggcatcaaGATGGCACCTCGCGCTCATGCATGGCAAACGCGCTACCAATCaataaactagctaacaatgaattaactaaccatcagACAGTAATTATTGAGTAAATCATTCATTGTGCTCAGCGGTAGCCAATATTAACCTTGTTTCTTGTTCCTTCCGTGTTACAATTttaaacagactgtaggaccaggtgtcctataccgaccttcagcacttgtgctgtaaagccttaataaataaaaataaataaaacaaatgggCGCCTTTGATATGTGCatgccccataccacaaatcagtaagaacacacccatgaggtttgtatctgatttgtaaacaactccacCCTTAGGCAGCAATACAAACCTCATTGGTGTGTCACAACTATAAGTTATAATTCAACTGCATATGTGTATAGTACAATAGTTTATTATTACATACCGTGCAATCACTGTAAATGTGGATTTCTAATTTTCAAGTTTCTACTGTATGTAATATTTTGAATATATAGTACTGAACTAAAGTTTATATGGAATTATAGAGGATGAGACACCAGATTGGAGAGATCTGAACAAGTATGTTGTTGCACAACATGCAAGCAAATGGAAGGTTCTTGGAGCAGAACTTGGACTGGAAGACTTTCACATTCAGAACATCTACAGGAATTTTCAAGCTGATGTGGTAGAAGCTTGTGGGGAAATGTTGTTGAAATGGCTACAGGTTGGGTCCACTCCAACATGGGGCAAACTGGATGATGCCATCATGATGGTAAAGAAATGCTATCAGGACAAAGGAGATCCTGAAGGTACAGTTTTGTACACATAACTAATAAATTGTTTATCTATGCCTTGTATACAGAAGAAAAACTGACTGATGAAATGACTCACAAGTTGAAGGAGTACCACAAAGCTAATCGATTCTCTGTAGAAAAGAACGCCTGGCCACCTGAACCACCCACAGAATACACACCTTTAGCATTGATTCATCATAAATCACAGCTAACCAGCAAAAAGCAAATATTTGCCTTCCAAGGAGCAAAGGGTACTGGACAGGTTGACAACATCATTGAAGCTTCAAAAAAGCCTAACAGTCCTGAAGAGTTAGATAGTGACGAGCTTGCAGCATGTCTCCGACAGAGTACAAGCACTCGTGAAATTTCAGATATACTTCTCCCGCTGTATAATCGATGTAATAGACGACGAACTGTCTTAATAGAAGGTGCTCCAGGACTAGGAAAGACAGTCTTATTGAGGCAAATAGCTTACAAATGGGCACTAGGTGAGCTTTTGCATCAAAGCCGTTTTGTCTTTCTATTAACCCTTCGTGACCCTGCTGTTCGAAAAATGGCCTCTCTTAGGGATCTTATTCGGTATTTGTGTGTTCGGTGTTTCTGTACAGATGCTGAAGATACCCAAGGCTTATACAAATTTAATTTTGAAATCACAGGGAGAAAATGTTACTTTCTTACTTGATGGATATGATGAGCTCCCTTCTGAGTACAGACAGGAAAGCTTGGTAGCAAATATAATACGACGAGAAATACTGCTTTTGTctgcagtggtgatttcttcaCGTCCTCATGCTTCTGTTGATCTTCGCATCAATGCAACTTGTCATGTAGATATCTTGGGCTTTACTAAAACTGACCAGCAGTATTTCTTCAAAACTTCATTAAAGGATGAATCAACAAAACTGGAGAAGTTGACGAATTACCttcaggctcaccccaacatCAGCAATCTTTGTTTTACACCTTTTCATGCAACCATCTTAGTCTGGTTCTGTAAAAGGGGATTCCCTCTTCCTGACAGTTCTACTTCTTTATACGAACGCTTCGTCTATTACACTATACTACATCATCTTGCCAGAGAAAAAGGAAACAATGCCACTAAGAAATTTAGTGATGAAAATCATGATCTGGACACCATTCCAGAACCTTATCATGGTGTACTGATTAAGCTTTCTAAACTGTGTCGCAAAGCTTTGAAGAAAAATGACCTTGTATTCTCTTTAGAGGATATTAAAAAGGCTTGCCCAAAGATCGAAGACCCTGAACTAATTGATGCATTTGGATTATTGCAAGTGGTTGAGCATTACTCTGATGATCAAGTTTATACAAAAACATTCAATTTTATCCACTTTTCAGTGCAGGAATTTTTGGCAGCTTATCATTTAACTCGTCTGAATAGGAGCAAAGAACTTAAGTGTCTTAAAAAGTATTtttttcatgaaaattttggcAACACATTTTCTATGTATATGGGATTAACCGGAGGGAAGAGTTCTGCCTTTAAAACATTTTTGGCTTCTTATGGTCAAGGTGCAATTACACGCTTTAAGAATCGAATTATGCTGCAGGACAAGACGAAACCAATTGCTTCTATATTTTTTGAAGATGACAGAAAAAGTCTGAAGCTTTATCAGTGCTTTCATGAAGCCAATGAAGAGCAGTCTTACAGGAATATTACTGAGAAATTGCATACTGCCAAACAAATTGATCTACAAAAAGACAGTGCAAGTGCAACTCCACTGCTCACTGGTGATTTAATTTGTCTAACTTTCTTTTTGTCAAAATCACCAGTAAAAGCATGGTTAAAATTGAATGTTCCTTCTTGCTACATTCGTGATGATGGTCTAAGGACACTCCATCGATGCCTTACTACCAATAAAATAACTGTTGAGGTTATTAATTTAGAGTGTAATTTACTATCACCCCAATCAGAATACGAAGTTGCTGACATTGTGTGCTCTTGCCAAACAAGGCGATTGATTGTGAGAGATAACAAACTTGAAGATGGTCTGGACCTATCTAAGTGTTCAACACTACTGACTTTAGACATATCATCCAACAAGCTTTCCTCCAATGGAGCAGGTAGATTATTTTACACTTTGAGTAATAACAAAAGTCGCCACTTGAGAGTTCTTAAAATCAACAACAATCCCCTCAGTGAAGAGGCAGTAGATAAACTAGCGAATTATTTGCAGCATGACATGATGTTAGAGGAACTGTATGCAGtaagaaacaagttatccactGACAACGCTATTAAAATATTCTCAAACCTGACAGTTGCCAAAAACACAAATTTGAAAATACTTGATttaagtgaaaattttatcaaagATGAAGCTGTTAGCGAAATCATTGCCTGTTTAGAAGTTGATTTTCTTCAAACGCTGTACCTTCAAGGTAACGATATCACCACTCCATCCATAGAAAAAATAGTTGACTCAATAGCAGACAACCAGCACCTGGCTAAATTAGGTGTTCCAGACAACATTAATGACTCACGACAAATCTATATGAAACAAGACGGAATTAACAAAAAAAGGAATTACAAGCCTAAATTGCATATTAGCATTCTTTAGATGAAACATATTTTTGTTGTAAGAACATTATACTGTACAACACAAATTTATaatacactatgatagtaactgtatattgGAGATCATGCAGGTGTGGGTTTTTCTGCCAAATCATCACTCCAAAACCATGCCTTCATGATGACTTGACAATATTGTTGCAGTCtaaacaagcccaaaagtgtcttcagaatgACACAGTGCAAGGTGCCAATTTGAGGTAGCACATATGGCTCCTCTATGCTGACTAttgccatagatattatatactacatacCTAGGACTTCGTTAGCACTTGTTTTGAGTTTACTTTATTATTATAGGATACACAAACAATAGTACAGTGCATTAACACAATCCAACAAAAGCGGTAGGGAAGGGAAGAATAAGGTGAGGAGGGATGTGATGGGAATAACTGCACTTGAATTTGGACACATCAGTGCATTGTTAGAATGAGGAAAAGATGGCATCCAATTCAACTCTGCTTGCTGCTAAGTAGAGATGcggcaattatgccagcataattttgggcataataggttgTGTGGGAAtgaggaattatgctagcattttgaggggattataaagctttaacagtaggaaaatatGTAGATTGAGCATTTCCATTAAAAAaaattgagataccctaatagagcagtcaaaaactctaatacaacagtcactgaatattataaaacagtcacattgaaatgaaacactctaatataggAACCATCAAGACCATTTGAAGCTTatgcatcaatgaaaatggtctgatacaacaataaactggccaattatgatggcataattttgggaatgatgggaaattctcaaaagcataataagtgattttttgagcactgctcaaaagcataatgctcaattttggagcataatagcctcatgcctacagCTGAGGTAGTTAGAAAGATGGCTAGCAGAGTTGAGTAGGAAAGGTCTGAAAAATGGAAGAAATAGAAGGAGAAAAAGTCAACAAATGGACAAATGCACTGCACTGGTCCAGTCACTGGTCTCCAATGAGCTAGTTGATTGGACCAGTGCTGGTGATGGTGAGGGATCTTGGTGAATGAGGTTTGGGAGGTGCCCCACTCCACATTGTACTTCAATATTATGGTCTTACATTAGTTATTATAAACGTTTCCTGTAAAACTGGTAGGGACCCGCTGATTATgatcattattttacctattatgctatgctgcactgctcaaaaatttgcctattatactTAAATTAATGCCCAATattttcctattatgctcaaattatgctcaatatttatacctcagttcccatgtttttctaataactttgcacttatgggaaaacagtaagtggctgaagcacagactgtaaatccttgcttgtcaaaaagcatgtcacagaaaagatcattatactctaataaaacagtcagctacctgattaTTATGCagcataatcagcgggtccCTAAAAACTGGTCACTTCCTGAATTTTTAGTAatggaagtggttactgaaccaaaagaGTTTTTTTGCGGATAATACAAAATGATATCACTGACAGTCATCCATCTACACGAGTATCAAGCAACTAGTTGTATGTTAGGGTTGGTATGCCCCAagtcaatggtggatccagaaTGGGGATTTGGGGCAACCCCCCTATCCCACCTTGTGGAGTAGCCATGGCtagctacttcttttgattaAATAAATTGTCAAGCCAAGATCATATCATTTATAACTTGTgcaaatatgcacattttactaccatttattacaaattcacctaaggccactccaacgTGATTCCTGTTTCCCTTCCTGGTCAAACAACCTTTCTTTTCTATGTGGGCGGGTTGCAAATTCCTATATTGTATTATGCTAACTGCTACACATGAACACAACTACACATGTTTTGTACATGTCTATTACACAGCTACATGGTGGACAATTaggaaaaaaaaattaagcctattatgctcaaaattatgctttcaaaatcgagattatgctctagaagtgactgttttattacagtatatcagcctttcctgactgctctattagagtatctcgatcttatttctgcaaaatgtgaataaccaacaaagaaacggtttaataagttatattacgtgttttcgattataaaatgcactaataatactattggcagtgaatatttgctttctttcaggcgcgcgtattgcgcatttaattaatttttcaaacatcgtccctattatgctggcattatgcttgatgcttttggtcacctattatgctttaaattgtgccagcataatcggccggtgcctatgGACAATCCATTTTAACTACTACTTCAGCTGCATCTACAGCATTTTACATTAAATTATATTCAATATGCTTTAGGAATAAATCATTTTTTGTACATTTCTTACAATGATACAATACTATGAATGTAACTTAAATGGAAAACAGGTCTGACTACACTGTTGACCTTATTTTTTGTTCTTTTTAGCATTTGATATCTTCAATTTTTCATGA from Dysidea avara chromosome 2, odDysAvar1.4, whole genome shotgun sequence includes these protein-coding regions:
- the LOC136248113 gene encoding nucleotide-binding oligomerization domain-containing protein 1-like, translated to MAASNISSVIPEGKTKDETPDWRDLNKYVVAQHASKWKVLGAELGLEDFHIQNIYRNFQADVVEACGEMLLKWLQVGSTPTWGKLDDAIMMVKKCYQDKGDPEEEKLTDEMTHKLKEYHKANRFSVEKNAWPPEPPTEYTPLALIHHKSQLTSKKQIFAFQGAKGTGQVDNIIEASKKPNSPEELDSDELAACLRQSTSTREISDILLPLYNRCNRRRTVLIEGAPGLGKTVLLRQIAYKWALGELLHQSRFVFLLTLRDPAVRKMASLRDLIRYLCVRCFCTDAEDTQVVISSRPHASVDLRINATCHVDILGFTKTDQQYFFKTSLKDESTKLEKLTNYLQAHPNISNLCFTPFHATILVWFCKRGFPLPDSSTSLYERFVYYTILHHLAREKGNNATKKFSDENHDLDTIPEPYHGVLIKLSKLCRKALKKNDLVFSLEDIKKACPKIEDPELIDAFGLLQVVEHYSDDQVYTKTFNFIHFSVQEFLAAYHLTRLNRSKELKCLKKYFFHENFGNTFSMYMGLTGGKSSAFKTFLASYGQGAITRFKNRIMLQDKTKPIASIFFEDDRKSLKLYQCFHEANEEQSYRNITEKLHTAKQIDLQKDSASATPLLTGDLICLTFFLSKSPVKAWLKLNVPSCYIRDDGLRTLHRCLTTNKITVEVINLECNLLSPQSEYEVADIVCSCQTRRLIVRDNKLEDGLDLSKCSTLLTLDISSNKLSSNGAGRLFYTLSNNKSRHLRVLKINNNPLSEEAVDKLANYLQHDMMLEELYAVRNKLSTDNAIKIFSNLTVAKNTNLKILDLSENFIKDEAVSEIIACLEVDFLQTLYLQGNDITTPSIEKIVDSIADNQHLAKLGVPDNINDSRQIYMKQDGINKKRNYKPKLHISIL